The genome window TGCATCTCTGTAAAGCCTTTAATCATCGCATAAAACTGCTCAGCCGAATTAGCAGCCTTCCCTGTTAGACCCATGAATACAAGATCATTCATTGCATCAAAAATAGAGCGATCTTGTTCAATCGCATAGCGCGCCATTTTTTCAAAGGAGGTTGCACCTATACTACGCTTTGGCTCATTGATAATACGTGCAAGTGATAAATCATCATCATTATTGGCAATAAGGCGCAAGTAGGCAAGTAAGTCCTTAATCTCTTTACGATCATAGAACTTAGTACCACCAACTATTTGATAAGCCATATTGGACTTAACAAGCACTTCCTCCATCACACGAGACTGAGCATTTGTACGATAGAGTATCGCAAAGTCATCAAATGAACGATTTTCTTTTTGAATATGCTGTTGGATTGTTTGTACAACGAATTGTGCTTCCTCTTGCTCGTTATACGCTTTGTACAATACGATTTTTTCACCCTCTGCATTTTCTGTACGCAGTTCTTTTGGATAACGTGTTGTATTATTTTGAATGACGTCATTTGCTGCTTGTAGGATGCGTTTTGTTGAACGATAATTTTGCTCAAGCATAATGGCCTTAGCATTCGGATAATCCTTTTCGAATGAAAGAATATTGCCAATGTCCGCACCACGCCAACGATAAATCGATTGGTCTGAATCACCTACAACACAAATATTTTTAAATTTCTTGGCCAGCATCTGAACAAGTAAATATTGAGATTTATTCGTATCTTGATACTCATCCACATGAATATATTGAAATTTATTTTGATAGTATTCAAGCACTTCAGGTACACGCTTGAATAATGTAATAGTTGTCATAATCAAATCATCAAAATCGAGGGATTGATTGCGGCGTAGTCTTTTTTCATAACCTTTATAAACCTGGGCAACCGTTTTTTCGTAAGGATTATTTTCATTGATTTGGCCTGCATAATCATCCGCAGTTATACATTCGTTTTTTGCTGAACTTATTGCATTTAAAATTGCACGTGGTTCAAAACGCTTCGTGTCAATATTTTCATCCTTCATAACATTTTTAATAACGGATAGCTGATCAGTCGAATCTAAAATTGAAAAATTACGTGATATCCCTAGCTGATCAATATTGCGTCGTAAAATTCTCACACACATTGAGTGGAAGGTCGATACCCACATACTATCACCAGTTCCGTTACCAAGAATGCCATCAATACGCTCACGCATTTCACGTGCAGCTTTATTGGTAAATGTGATTGCTAAAATCTTTGATGGGTATACTTCTTTTTCGATTACTAAGTATGCTATACGATGTGTCAATACACGTGTCTTCCCTGATCCAGCCCCCGCCATAATTAGAAGCGGTCCCTCAGTTGTTTTAACCGCATTTTCCTGCTCAGGGTTCATACCTGCTAATAAGTTTTTCGTTAACTGCTCCATTTCGCACCGCCTTACAAACATTTATTTATCAATTATGCCTCGGCATAATTGCGTCCGGAATCGGCTTTGTGCTTGCACAAAGAACTCCTTTCCGATTCCGTGACATCCGCCGGAGGCTTTAACTTCTTTCAGCAGGTGTTTGGACACCTGCTGAAAAAGTTAAATTATATCGTATTTTTAACAGCCTTAACAGTCGCAAGTGCAGCTTTTAAATCTTCGTAAATAATATTACCAACTACTACTGTATCTGCATATTTTGCCATTTCTGCTGCTTGCTTAGCAGATGTAATGCCGCCACCGTAAAACAGTCGCGTATTTTTCAGCTCTTTTTTCACAGCACTTACAACGTCTATATCACCATAAGTTCCGCTATACTCTACATAAAATACAGGTAGTCTAAAGAAATTTTCAGCCATACGTGCGTAAGCTACAACATCATCAATGGATAAATCTGTTTTCGCATTCGTTACTTCTGCTACTTTACAGTCCGGGTTTAAAATACAATAACCTTCAGCTACTAATTCATCCCACACCATAATATCTCCATACTCCTTAATGGCCTCATGGTGTAGATTTTTAATCCACTTTGGATCATCACTATTCAACACAGTTGGAATGAAATAATAGTCATAGCCTGGTGTTACCGAATCAATTGAAGAAATTTCAAGCGCAATTGGTACTTCAAAGCGTCGTACACGAACAAGCAGATCTAATACACCATCTAATGTTACACCGTCTGTTCCACCAACTATAATAACATCTGTACCTGACTCACAAATTCTTTCTAGTGCCTCATCTGAGATGTCTTTAGCTGGGTCTAGTTTGAACACATG of Lysinibacillus agricola contains these proteins:
- the pcrA gene encoding DNA helicase PcrA produces the protein MEQLTKNLLAGMNPEQENAVKTTEGPLLIMAGAGSGKTRVLTHRIAYLVIEKEVYPSKILAITFTNKAAREMRERIDGILGNGTGDSMWVSTFHSMCVRILRRNIDQLGISRNFSILDSTDQLSVIKNVMKDENIDTKRFEPRAILNAISSAKNECITADDYAGQINENNPYEKTVAQVYKGYEKRLRRNQSLDFDDLIMTTITLFKRVPEVLEYYQNKFQYIHVDEYQDTNKSQYLLVQMLAKKFKNICVVGDSDQSIYRWRGADIGNILSFEKDYPNAKAIMLEQNYRSTKRILQAANDVIQNNTTRYPKELRTENAEGEKIVLYKAYNEQEEAQFVVQTIQQHIQKENRSFDDFAILYRTNAQSRVMEEVLVKSNMAYQIVGGTKFYDRKEIKDLLAYLRLIANNDDDLSLARIINEPKRSIGATSFEKMARYAIEQDRSIFDAMNDLVFMGLTGKAANSAEQFYAMIKGFTEMQEYLSVTEIVEQVIDKSGYRAMLQNEKTIEAESRLENIEEFLSVTKAFEERSDEKSLIAFLTDLALIADIDALDKEDTSKGNIILMTMHAAKGLEFPVVFIIGMEENIFPHSRSLDDMDEMEEERRLAYVGITRAEERLYLTSAQSRTIFGRSSYNNVSRFLGEISEDITESMSKGGTKPEVPFASSNRSAGGYQKRTLGAIQKTQPATARLQTTGGDQFGWKAGDKAIHKKWGTGMVVSVKGEGDGTELDIAFPQPVGIKRLLAQFAPIEKA
- a CDS encoding heptaprenylglyceryl phosphate synthase — translated: MDYLEWRHVFKLDPAKDISDEALERICESGTDVIIVGGTDGVTLDGVLDLLVRVRRFEVPIALEISSIDSVTPGYDYYFIPTVLNSDDPKWIKNLHHEAIKEYGDIMVWDELVAEGYCILNPDCKVAEVTNAKTDLSIDDVVAYARMAENFFRLPVFYVEYSGTYGDIDVVSAVKKELKNTRLFYGGGITSAKQAAEMAKYADTVVVGNIIYEDLKAALATVKAVKNTI